Proteins from one Sylvia atricapilla isolate bSylAtr1 chromosome 1, bSylAtr1.pri, whole genome shotgun sequence genomic window:
- the LOC136357901 gene encoding meiosis-specific coiled-coil domain-containing protein MEIOC-like: protein MDTQFFSPLLGAMPSAPTPPECDWPGCAEDFGSQNAFQECPNKRAPINLSYSGNGPDMFGLVSSILEEPNKPEPATDWNSLSRLFPPVWAPDLGNNGEFPGLPAQHCVQNKDFPNLLGTSCHQEPLQEPPDVEMLHRGLGDLQLLESWLSPCPHLRNTCSENSSLLNSTTATQEGFSFPSGTWNQHLCTYDHGRLNGGYEKRGSSFSPFSPPNGVKESPSVQKEFWKSERARGKALKNYAQGQTKYSPDLSNQPGDNSWDKVPQDSQLFPKRYENFTAPHKPQSPVQPSLHFFNQPPKENNFSRGTGRKPRESHVQNGHCGFTLGDAFNNNNNNNDCKVNLGPKESSPQVAEYDLSVKNAVQNGNYSSYQGCAWLDGKNLAAASEIPYGKQMATSPQSSSGVSTMSGGSPTHQPFTQPSYYSQLLPALSPRKDGRFQTSDGVSSHLRVPHFLPEGQKQVGPVGRSQEDSGVNKDGRRRKFPVRFSPDWVVQQKATGEDPTEKFHRFPKRQSQESGSKDERRGRRRNWIPHLGSTAPTNRRPFNAFPKKHEQNGGSLSDFINPSLLPSFPFVNDFKQNPSFPPFNHQLFSSANSFNFPPPPFPFSDLVDLFHCEDFNPWAPFISDLLSGEIPGPCFAFPTPLNKCRAPRSRSGPANELHVRLEECSEQWRALEKERKKTEADLARHFPGQQHMSSSIPGPVSRLPAHPSRVDRLIVDQARERARVLALIGRMERLCGAPVHRNISRTLELHLEAIQVAQARRKDEIGNAANPQGHGVPRFNNEKDVLALAAALRALAGATRRARTALWCALQVALPKSPPAAPQNQRLLLQGALQELCSSSTSSQEKSSVEHESRGSDKAEEETEVLE, encoded by the exons ATGGACACTCAGTTTTTCTCCCCATTACTGGGAGCAATGCCCAGTGCCCCCACGCCTCCAGAGTGCGACTGGCCGGGATGTGCCGAGGATTTTGGATCCCAAAATGCCTTCCAGGAGTGCCCAAACAAAAG ggcACCAATAAATCTTTCTTACTCTGGCAATGGCCCTGATATGTTTGGGTTGGTGTCGAGCATTTTGGAGGAGCCAAATAAGCCAGAACCAGCTACAGATTG GAATTCTCTATCCAGATTATTTCCCCCTGTGTGGGCTCCTGACCTGGGCAACAACGGGGAGTTTCCAgggctgccagctcagcactgtGTCCAAAACAAGGATTTTCCCAACTTGCTGGGCACCAGCTGCCATCAGGAACCTCTGCAGGAGCCTCCTGACGTGGAGATGCTGCACAGAGGCTTGGGAGACCTTCAGCTCCTCGAGTCTTGGCTCTCTCCCTGTCCTCACCTGAGGAACACCTGCTCTGAGAATTCCTCTTTGCTAAACAGCACCACAGCAACCCAGGAAGGGTTTTCCTTCCCAAGTGGGACCTGGAACCAGCATTTGTGCACTTACGACCACGGGAGGTTAAACGGAGGCTACGAAAAACGTGGGTCCAGTTTTAGTCCTTTTTCACCTCCGAACGGGGTGAAGGAAAGCCCCAGTGTGCAGAAGGAGTTCTGGAAAAGCGAAAGAGCAAGAGGAAAAGCTCTGAAAAATTATGCTCAAGGGCAAACTAAGTATTCTCCTGATCTTTCCAATCAGCCTGGTGATAACTCTTGGGATAAAGTACCCCAGGACAGCCAGCTGTTCCCTAAAAGATACGAAAACTTCACAGCTCCTCACAAACCGCAGTCACCTGTCCAGCCatcacttcattttttcaaTCAGCCCcctaaggaaaataatttctccagAGGAACAGGCAGAAAACCCCGGGAAAGCCACGTGCAAAATGGTCATTGTGGCTTTACTTTGGGGGATgcttttaataataataataataataatgattgTAAGGTGAATCTGGGTCCTAAAGAAAGCTCTCCTCAAGTAGCCGAATATGATTTATCTGTGAAAAATGCTGTGCAAAATGGGAATTATTCCTCATACCAGGGCTGTGCTTGGCTGGATGGGAAAAACCTGGCAGCTGCATCTGAAATCCCATATGGAAAACAAATGGCAACGAGCCCCCAGTCATCTTCAGGGGTTTCCACCATGTCTGGGGGCTCTCCCACCCACCAGCCTTTCACACAGCCCTCCTACTactcccagctccttcccgCCCTCTCTCCCAGGAAAGATGGGAGGTTCCAAACATCAGATGGAGTTTCCAGTCATTTGAGGGTTCCTCATTTCCTCCCAGAGGGCCAGAAGCAGGTGGGACCTGTTGGAAGATCCCAGGAGGACTCTGGGGTGAACAAGGACGGGCGGCGCCGCAAGTTCCCCGTTCGGTTCTCACCCGATTGGGTGGTGCAGCAGAAAGCTACAGGGGAAGACCCCACTGAGAAATTCCACCGGTTCCCAAAAAGGCAGAGCCAGGAAAGTGGCAGTAAAGATGagagaagaggcagaagaagGAACTGGATCCCTCATTTGGGCTCGACAGCCCCAACAAACCGCCGGCCCTTCAACGCGTTTCCGAAAAAGCACGAGCAGAACGGTGGCAGCTTGTCAGATTTCATCAATccttctctgctcccttctTTCCCATTTGTGAATGATTTTAAGCAAAATCCCAGCTTCCCTCCGTTTAATCACCAACTGTTTTCATCAGCAAACAGTTTTAATTTCCCTCCGCCGCCGTTTCCATTCTCGGACCTCGTTGATCTTTTTCACTGCGAGGACTTTAACCCCTGGGCTCCCTTCATCAGTGATCTGCTCTCTGGGGAAATCCCTGGCCCCTGCTTTGCCTTTCCCACCCCACTGAACAAGTGCAGAGCTCCCAGGAGCCGCAGTGGCCCCGCCAACGAGCTCCACGTCCGGCTGGAGGAGTGCTCGGAGCAGTGGAGAGCtttggagaaggagaggaagaag ACCGAGGCTGACCTTGCAAGGcacttcccagggcagcagcacatgtccagctccatccctggccCCGTGTCCCGGCTCCCTGCCCACCCGTCCCGCGTGGATCGCCTGATCGTCGACCAAGCGCGGGAACGAGCCAGG GTGCTGGCACTGATAGGAAGGATGGAGAGGCTCTGTGGTGCTCCTGTGCACAGGAACATCTCCAGGACTTTGGAGCTCCACCTGGAAGCCATTCAGGTGGCCCAGGCACGTCGGAAGGATGAGATTGGGAATGCTGCAAACCCCCAGGGTCATGGGGTGCCACGTTTTAACAATGAGAAAG atgtgctggccctggcagctgccctgCGAGCCCTGGCTGGGGCCACGCGCAGGGCGCGCACCGCGCTCTGGTGCGCGCTGCAGGTGGCGCTGCCAAAatcccctcctgctgcacccCAAAATCAGCGACTTCTCCTTCAAGGGGCACTGCAAGAGCTTTGTTCTTCGAGCACAAGCAGCCAGGAAAAGAGCAGCGTGGAGCATGAGAGCAGAGGAAGTGACAAAGCTGAGGAAGAGACGGAGGTTTTGGAATAA
- the IBA57 gene encoding putative transferase CAF17, mitochondrial isoform X2, giving the protein MLVRAITAPGLRRWYRGRRGAATACFPLGRALLGVRGADAAVFLQGLLTNDVTQLVATGDAPRALYAHALNVQGRCLYDVILYRLHGSTAEEPHILLECDSGVLDSIQKHLKLYKIRRKVTIAPCPDLSLWAVIPGEQPGDASPLPKCADPALLFTPDPRAEVMGWRLIAKKGANLSEIIPGSQVGDVQDYHRHRNSRGGEGSPPGRGPAPGIQPGLHERHQLHQRLLHRAGADSQDTPHGRDPQAPAARPIPGASSRRSPGS; this is encoded by the exons ATGTTGGTGAGGGCGATAACGGCGCCCGGCCTGCGCCGCTGGTaccggggccggcggggcgcggcCACCGCCTGTTTCCCGCTGGGCCGGGCGCTGCTGGGCGTGCGGGGCGCCGATGCCGCCGTGTTCCTGCAAGGGCTGCTCACCAATGACGTCACGCAGCTGGTGGCGACGGGCGACGCGCCCCGCGCGCTCTACGCGCACGCGCTGAACGTGCAGGGCCGCTGCCTGTATGACGTCATCCTGTACAG ACTCCACGGAAGCACAGCAGAGGAGCCTCACATCCTGCTGGAGTGCGACAGCGGCGTGCTGGATTCCATCCAGAAACACCTGAAACTCTACAAGATCCGCAGGAAAGTCACCATTGCCCCCTGCCCTGACCTGTCCCTGTGGGCTGTCATCCCTGGGGAACAGCCTGGGGATGCCAGTCCCCTCCCAAAATGTGCAGACCCGGCTCTGCTCTTCACTCCTGACCCCAGGGCAGAAGTCATGGGCTGGAGACTGATAGcaaaaaaaggagcaaaccTGTCAGAGATCATCCCTGGGAGTCAAGTTGGAGACGTTCAAGATTACCACAGACACAG GAATTCCCGAGGGGGTGAAGGATCTCCCCCCGGGCGTGGCCCTGCCCCTGgaatccaacctggccttcatGAACGGCATCAGCTTCACCAAAGGCTGCTACATCGGGCAGGAGCTGACAGCCAGGACACACCACATGGGCGTGATCCGCAAGCGCCTGCTGCCCGTCCAATTCCCGGAGCCTCTTCCCGGCGttccccagggagctga
- the IBA57 gene encoding putative transferase CAF17, mitochondrial isoform X1, with the protein MLVRAITAPGLRRWYRGRRGAATACFPLGRALLGVRGADAAVFLQGLLTNDVTQLVATGDAPRALYAHALNVQGRCLYDVILYRLHGSTAEEPHILLECDSGVLDSIQKHLKLYKIRRKVTIAPCPDLSLWAVIPGEQPGDASPLPKCADPALLFTPDPRAEVMGWRLIAKKGANLSEIIPGSQVGDVQDYHRHRYKQGIPEGVKDLPPGVALPLESNLAFMNGISFTKGCYIGQELTARTHHMGVIRKRLLPVQFPEPLPGVPQGAEILTQEGKPAGKFRAGGGELGIALLRLAHASEPLYIQLGGDRVKVKATTPQWWPKAAVK; encoded by the exons ATGTTGGTGAGGGCGATAACGGCGCCCGGCCTGCGCCGCTGGTaccggggccggcggggcgcggcCACCGCCTGTTTCCCGCTGGGCCGGGCGCTGCTGGGCGTGCGGGGCGCCGATGCCGCCGTGTTCCTGCAAGGGCTGCTCACCAATGACGTCACGCAGCTGGTGGCGACGGGCGACGCGCCCCGCGCGCTCTACGCGCACGCGCTGAACGTGCAGGGCCGCTGCCTGTATGACGTCATCCTGTACAG ACTCCACGGAAGCACAGCAGAGGAGCCTCACATCCTGCTGGAGTGCGACAGCGGCGTGCTGGATTCCATCCAGAAACACCTGAAACTCTACAAGATCCGCAGGAAAGTCACCATTGCCCCCTGCCCTGACCTGTCCCTGTGGGCTGTCATCCCTGGGGAACAGCCTGGGGATGCCAGTCCCCTCCCAAAATGTGCAGACCCGGCTCTGCTCTTCACTCCTGACCCCAGGGCAGAAGTCATGGGCTGGAGACTGATAGcaaaaaaaggagcaaaccTGTCAGAGATCATCCCTGGGAGTCAAGTTGGAGACGTTCAAGATTACCACAGACACAGGTACAAACAAG GAATTCCCGAGGGGGTGAAGGATCTCCCCCCGGGCGTGGCCCTGCCCCTGgaatccaacctggccttcatGAACGGCATCAGCTTCACCAAAGGCTGCTACATCGGGCAGGAGCTGACAGCCAGGACACACCACATGGGCGTGATCCGCAAGCGCCTGCTGCCCGTCCAATTCCCGGAGCCTCTTCCCGGCGttccccagggagctgagatCCTCACCCAGGAGGGAAAACCGGCTGGGAAATTCcgtgctggaggaggagagctgggcATAGCCCTGCTGAGGTTGGCACACGCCAGTGAGCCGCTCTACAtccagctgggaggggacagagtgAAGGTCAAAGCCACCACGCCGCAGTGGTGGCCGAAAGCTGCTGTTAAATAG